In Actinomycetota bacterium, the genomic stretch ATCACAAAGCAAGTATAGGGGGTGTCCACCATGTTTATGAACCCGGGCATCTCGCGGTCGATGCTTTTCCCGTCCCGGGTCCGCCTCCCCTCCACGCCGGGACGGGGACATGACCCGCGGCAGGACCCTGGGTTGCCCCCGGCGGGCTATGGCCTCTATAGTACCCGGTGCATATAATATTTATCGTTGTCGAAGGAGCGAGTAAAGGACGGGGATCTGCATGGAAAAGTTCGCGATGGAAAAAATACGCAACGTGGCCCTTTTCGGGCACAACGACGCCGGGAAGACCTCCCTCGCCGAGGCGGTGCTCTTCAACGCCGGCGTGCTCAAGCGCCTGGGACGCGTGGACGAGGGGAACACGGCGAGCGACTTCGACCCCGACGAGCAGAAGCGCGGCATCTCCGTCAACACCACGCCCCTGACCTTCGCGTGGAAGGGTTACAAGATCAACCTCCTCGACACGCCCGGTTTCGCCGATTTCATCGGCGAGGTCATCTCCACCCTGCGGGTGATAGACGGCGCGGTCTTCGTCATCTCCGCGGTTGCCGGCGTGGAGGTGCAGACGGAGCTCATCTGGAAGATGGCCGACGAGTACGGTTACCCGCGCATCGTCTTCGTGAACAAGATGGACCGCGAGAACGCCAGCTTCCAGCGCTGCCTCGAACAGCTTTGCGACCTCTACGGGAGCAAGGTAGTCCCCTTCCAGCTCCCCATCGGGGAGGAACACCAGTTCCGCGGCGTAGTGGACCTCATAAGCAACAAGGCCTACGTCTACGGCGAGGGCGGGAAGCCCGAGGAGGCCGATATTCCCGCGGACATGGCGGACGCGGTCATGGAGGCGCGGGAGAAGGTCATCGAGGGCGCCGCCGAGGCCAGCGACGAGCTCATGGAGAGGTACCTCGAGGGAGAGGAGCTCGCCGACGAGGAGGTCATCTCCGCCCTGCTGGCTGGTGTCTCTAGGGGGTCCCTGGTCCCGGTGCTCTGCGGCAGCGCCACGCGCAACATCGCCGTGGACCTTCTCAGCACGGCCATCGTCAACACCCTTCCCTCCCCGGCGCGCCTGGAGGAGATACGCGGGCACAGGAAGGGCTCGCAGGAGGAGATAGCCTTCCCCGCCAGGGCGGACGCTCCCCTCGCCGCCCTGGTCTTCAAGACCATCTCCGACCCCTACGTCGGCAAGCTCTCCTATTTCCGGGTCTTCTCCGGGAGCGTGAAGTCCGACAGCACAGTCTACAACCCCCTTCGCGACAAGGAGGAGAGGGTGGGCCAGGTCTTCACCATCCTGGGGAAAAACCAGGACGCCACGAGCGAGATCGCGGCGGGCGACATCGGGGGCGTGGCCAAGCTCACCGATACCTCCACCGGCGATACCCTGTGCGAGCGGGATAACCCCATCATCCTCCCGTCCATCGCCTTCCCGGAGCCCATCATGTCCCTGGCCGTGGAGCCCATGACCAAGGGAGACGAGGACAAGCTCTCCGTCGCCCTCTCCCGCCTGGGAGAGGAGGACCCCACCTTTTCCGTGCGGCGCGACAGCGAGGTGAAGCAGACCATCATCTCGGGCATGGGGGAAGCGCACCTGGACATCATGATGGAACGCATGTCCCGCAAGTTCGGCGTGAACGTGAAGACGGACACCCCCCGGGTACCGTACAAGGAGACCATACGCAGGCAGGCCAGGGCAGAGGGCAAGCACAAGAAGCAGACCGGGGGCCACGGGCAGTTCGGCATCGCCTGGTTGGAGATCGAGCCCATGGAGAGGGGGGCGGGCTTCGAGTTCGTGGACAAGATCGTGGGGGGCGTCATCCCCAAGCAGTTCATCCCCTCGGTGGAGAAGGGGGTGCGCAAGGCCATGGAGGAGGGCTACCTGGCCGGTTATCCCGTGGTGGACCTGCGGGCGACCGTCTACGACGGCAAGTATCACCCCGTGGATTCATCAGACATATCCTTCCAGATAGCCGGCTCGCTGGCGCTGAAGAACGCCATGGCCGAGGCGGATCCCTACCTGCTCGAGCCCATCATGAACGTGGAGATACTGGTGCCCGAGGCCTACATGGGAGACGTAATCGGCGACCTCAACGCGAAGCGAGGCCGCATCATGGGCATGGAGGCGGAGGGGAGCCTGCAGCGCATCCGCGCCCAGGTGCCGCTGGCGGAGATGCTGCGCTACTCCATAGACCTGCGCTCCATCACCGGCGGACGCGGGACCTTCCGCATGGAACTCTCCCATTACGAGGAAGTGCCCTCGCACATCGCCGCAAAGATCATCGAGGCGGCGAAAGCCGAGAAGAAGGAGTGAAAGAGGCTAGGCGCGGCTGCAGGCCGGCATGCTTTTACGCATTCCCCTCGCCCGTCGCCTCCCGTAGCGCCTCGAGCAGACGCCGGTAGTTATCCTCAACGGACTCGGGCATGACCTTGCTGCCCGCCAGCACGGGCATGAAGTTGGTGTCTCCCTGCCAGCGTGGCACCACGTGCAGGTGCAGGTGCTCGTCGTAACCGGCCCCCGCCGACTTTCCGAGGTTCATACCCAGGTTGAAGCCGTGGGGACGCATGGCCTCCTTTATGGCGCGCACCGCCAGCACCGTCAGCTCCATGAGCTCGCCCCGTTCCCCCTCGCTCAGGTCCTCGAGCTCGGACACGTGCCGGTAGGGGCTCACCATCACGTGCCCCGTGTTGTAAGGGTACAGGTTCATGATGATGAAGCAGGATCGACCCCGGTGAAGGATGAGGTTGGCCCGGTCGTCCCCCGCGGCGGGCTTGCTGCAGAAAATGCACCCCGCTTCCCTCTCCTCCTCCACCCGGCTGACGTATCCCATGCGCCAGGGCCTCCACAGCCGCTCGAAGATCATTCCCACCCCGCCTTCACCTTTCGCTCGTTGACCATGTCGATGAGGCGTCCCACGAATTCCCGCAGGGGAACGCCCCGCACGTCGTGACCGGAGCGGTCCCTCACCGACACCGTCTCCGCCTCCACCTCGCGGTCCCCCACCACCAGCGCGAAGGGTATCTTCATGGCCTGGGAGCGCCTTATCTTCATGTTCACGGTGTCCCGTTCCCCGTCCACCTCGACCCGCAGCCCCTCTTCCTCCATCAATCCCTTGACCCTTTCCGCGTAGGGGAGGTGGCGGTCGGCCACGGGGATCACCACCGCCTGCACGGGGGCCAGCCAGGGAGGGAGCTCTCCCGCGTAATGCTCCAGGAGGACGCCGTAGAACCTCTCTATGCCGGCCAGCACCACGCGGTGTATCATGACGGGACGGTGGGGCCGGTTATCGGGCCCGGTGTAGGTGAGGTCGAAGCGCTCGGGGAGGTTGAAATCCGCCTGCACGGTGGGTCCCTGCCAGGATCTTCCGATCGCGTCCTTGAGCTTCACGTCTATCTTCGGTCCGTAGAAGACGCCTTCCCCCGGGTCCACCTCGTAAGCGATACCCATCTCGCGCAGGGAACCCTCCAGCGCCGCGGTGGCCTTCTCCCACAGCTCGTCGCCCCCCACCGACTTCTCGGGACGCGTGCTCAGGAAGACCTCGAATTCCTCGAAACCGAAGGTGCGCAGGCTGTAGAAGGCGAAGTCCAGGCACTTCTCCACCTCCCCGCGCAGCTGCTCCTCGCTGCAGAAGATGTGGGCGTCATCCTGGGTGAAGCCCCTGACGCGCATCAGCCCGTGCAGCACCCCCGACCTCTCGTAACGGTAGACCGTCCCCAGCTCGAAATAGCGCAGGGGAAGGTCGCGGTATGAACGCGGTTTCGTCTTGTAAATGAGCACGTGCCCCGGGCAGTTCATCGGCTTCACCACGTACTCCATGCCGTCCTTCTCGAAGGAGTACATGTTCTCGCTGTAATAGTCCATGTGGCCGGATGTCTCCCAGAGCTTGCCGCGGAAGAGATGGGGGGTGATCACCATGTGGTAGCCGCGGCGGCGGTGCTCCTCCTTGAGGAAGTCCTCTATTAATCCCCTCAGGACCGCCCCCCTGGGATGGTAGAAGACGACCCCCGGCCCGGCCTCCTCGTGAAAGCTGAAGAGGTCCAGCTCCCTTCCCAGCCTGCGGTGGTCCCTCCTCTCCGCCTCCTCGCGCAGATGCAGGAATTCCTCCAGCTCGGCCTCGCTCGTGAAGGCGGTCCCGTAGATGCGCTGCAGCATGGGGCGTTTCTCGTCGCCGCGCCAGTACGCCCCGGCCAGGCTGAGCAGCTTGAAGTTCCGCAGGTGGCCCGTGGAGGGCAGGTGTGGACCCCTGCAGAGGTCAAGGAAATCCCCCTGCCGGTACACGGTGACCTCGTCGTCCGCGATCTCCTCCAGCAGCTCCACCTTGTACGGCTGCCCCGCCTCGCGGAAAAAACTCACGGCGTCTTCCCTCCGCCACACCTCCCTGCGCAGGGGCAGGTCCCGATCGACCAGGAGCCGCATGCGTTCCTCGATAAGCGCGAGGTCGTCCGTGGTGAGGCTGCGCGGCAGGTCGAAATCATAGTAGAAACCCTCGCTCGTCGCGGGGCCTATGGCCAGCTTGGCACCGGGAAAGATTTCCATGACAGCGTGGGCCATCACGTGGGAGGCCGTGTGGCGGTAGATCTCCCTCCCCTCCGCATCTTCCCACGTGACCAGTTCCAGCTCGCCTTCCTCCAGGGGATCCGCGAGCCCCAGCAGCCTTCCGTCGACGCGCGCCGCCAGGACTTCCTCGCGGGAGTCCCGGCAAGCCTCCGAGATGAATCCGCTCAGCGTGGTCCCCTCGGCGACCTCGTAGACACCGCCCCGCCACGATATCCTCAATGCCTACCCTCTCCTTCGCACTTCATCGTTATTCCCAGCTCGAGGTCGTCGAGGTCCTTCAGCGCCTCCTCGCTCAGCAGGTAGACCTTAAGGACGAGGTCCTGCCCCTTTCTTCGCAGGTCCTCGCCGAGCAGGGCTATGATCTTCATGGCATGCGTTATGCCGACACGCCCCCTTGCGCGCAGGTGGGCCCGGTCCCCCGCCGATATGATACCTTCCACCCTGCGCATTACCTCCGCGCCGCCCTCGCCGTCCATGACCTCTATGGGGTTTTCGTGCAGGTATTCCATCTCGCGGCGCAGTTCCTCGTTCTCCTCCGCCTCCTGCCTGCGCCATTCCTCCTCGTCCACCAGCAGGGATTCCGGCTCCTCGAATACGAAGGCGCAGCGCAGGCAGAAGGGAGAGTCCACGGGGCTGAGCTCCCCGCAGTTGGGGCAGCGCAGCTTCCGCCCCCCGTGTTCCCTGCGCAGCCGCTCGGCCTCTTCCTCCGCCTTGCGGGATCTCTCGGTGGGCACGAAGCGTGTATAGCAGAGCGAACAATAGGTGGCGTCGTCGGGGTTCTCCGCCTTGCACTTGGGACATCTCATGCCTGTACTCCCGTCGTCTCAGACGCCGCTCCCACGACCTGCTTGTCGTTTCGGCGCGCCATAATCATGCGCGCGGCCCCGCGCTGTCCGGATCATGACCGACACGCGGTACCGCGCCACCTTCCGCATCGTCGCCGCGTCCGCCGCGAATTAAGCTCACGGAGGTCCTTTCTGGTGGGCGCGGAGGGGATTGAACCCACGACCTCTTCCGCGTCAAGGAAGCGCTCTCCCACTGAGCTACGCGCCCGCGACGCCTCTATTTTGCTGTATTCGCGCGCGTTTCGCAACAGCGGTCATCAGCGGGCGACCTCCGGCATACGACGCGAAGCAACGGTCGGTGTCCTTCATGCCCCGAGGCCGTTGCGAGCATATCCATGCTCGAGAGGTCCAACAACGCCCGCTCGCGCCGTGATGCGGCATCTCCGCCTTCACGCTTCCCCGTAAACAAGTGCGACAGTTCTGCCGATTTCATGGCCATGAGAGACAACCGGGGACGGGACATATACCGGAGCGTCGCGCGCAACCGCCTGCGTCTGGCGGGGATAATCGCCATCTTTTCCCTGCTGGTCATGTCGTTTTCCGCCGGCGGATGTTTCCTTGTATACGAATACGCGGGACTGCGCTATTCCTTCTGGATGGTCCTCCTCCTCTTCTGGCTCTTTTACCTCCTTTATGCCGTCCTGCGCTATGCGTTCTCCGGCCTGTGGGTTTTCCGGTCCATAGGAGTCCTCCCCGAGAGCGAGAACGACCCGCGCCTCGAGGATGCCCTGGCGGCCGCGAGACTGGGTGCCGGCCTCGGCGCGAAAATCAGGCTCTTCGAGATCCCCAACGACGACATCAATTCCTTCTCCATCGCCTTTCCCGACGGTTCCCACGGCATCTTCGCCACCCGCGGCATGGCGGAAAAACTGCCCGCCCGCGAGCGCGAGGCCATCATGGCACACGAGCTCGCGCACGTCATGGCAGGCGATTCCCTCCTCTATACCGTCATGATCCGCCTGGTGGGCCCCGGCTCCATGCGCCGCATAATGTCCGGCTGGAGGGCGGGTTCCGCAAGGTACTCTTTCAGCGAGGTGGGCCCACCGCCGCTTTTCCTCGTGATATTCGTCATCCTCCTAAGCGACGCCCTGAGAAAGGCCAACAATACGCAAACGACCCAGGCCCTTCCCCTTGCCGTGGTCCTGCTCCTCTTTCTCACCCTCGCTTCCCTCCTCCCCCTGCTGATGCACCTGCTCCTGCGTCTCTTCTTCGACC encodes the following:
- the fusA gene encoding elongation factor G, yielding MEKFAMEKIRNVALFGHNDAGKTSLAEAVLFNAGVLKRLGRVDEGNTASDFDPDEQKRGISVNTTPLTFAWKGYKINLLDTPGFADFIGEVISTLRVIDGAVFVISAVAGVEVQTELIWKMADEYGYPRIVFVNKMDRENASFQRCLEQLCDLYGSKVVPFQLPIGEEHQFRGVVDLISNKAYVYGEGGKPEEADIPADMADAVMEAREKVIEGAAEASDELMERYLEGEELADEEVISALLAGVSRGSLVPVLCGSATRNIAVDLLSTAIVNTLPSPARLEEIRGHRKGSQEEIAFPARADAPLAALVFKTISDPYVGKLSYFRVFSGSVKSDSTVYNPLRDKEERVGQVFTILGKNQDATSEIAAGDIGGVAKLTDTSTGDTLCERDNPIILPSIAFPEPIMSLAVEPMTKGDEDKLSVALSRLGEEDPTFSVRRDSEVKQTIISGMGEAHLDIMMERMSRKFGVNVKTDTPRVPYKETIRRQARAEGKHKKQTGGHGQFGIAWLEIEPMERGAGFEFVDKIVGGVIPKQFIPSVEKGVRKAMEEGYLAGYPVVDLRATVYDGKYHPVDSSDISFQIAGSLALKNAMAEADPYLLEPIMNVEILVPEAYMGDVIGDLNAKRGRIMGMEAEGSLQRIRAQVPLAEMLRYSIDLRSITGGRGTFRMELSHYEEVPSHIAAKIIEAAKAEKKE
- a CDS encoding HIT domain-containing protein, producing the protein MIFERLWRPWRMGYVSRVEEEREAGCIFCSKPAAGDDRANLILHRGRSCFIIMNLYPYNTGHVMVSPYRHVSELEDLSEGERGELMELTVLAVRAIKEAMRPHGFNLGMNLGKSAGAGYDEHLHLHVVPRWQGDTNFMPVLAGSKVMPESVEDNYRRLLEALREATGEGNA
- the thrS gene encoding threonine--tRNA ligase, with the protein product MSWRGGVYEVAEGTTLSGFISEACRDSREEVLAARVDGRLLGLADPLEEGELELVTWEDAEGREIYRHTASHVMAHAVMEIFPGAKLAIGPATSEGFYYDFDLPRSLTTDDLALIEERMRLLVDRDLPLRREVWRREDAVSFFREAGQPYKVELLEEIADDEVTVYRQGDFLDLCRGPHLPSTGHLRNFKLLSLAGAYWRGDEKRPMLQRIYGTAFTSEAELEEFLHLREEAERRDHRRLGRELDLFSFHEEAGPGVVFYHPRGAVLRGLIEDFLKEEHRRRGYHMVITPHLFRGKLWETSGHMDYYSENMYSFEKDGMEYVVKPMNCPGHVLIYKTKPRSYRDLPLRYFELGTVYRYERSGVLHGLMRVRGFTQDDAHIFCSEEQLRGEVEKCLDFAFYSLRTFGFEEFEVFLSTRPEKSVGGDELWEKATAALEGSLREMGIAYEVDPGEGVFYGPKIDVKLKDAIGRSWQGPTVQADFNLPERFDLTYTGPDNRPHRPVMIHRVVLAGIERFYGVLLEHYAGELPPWLAPVQAVVIPVADRHLPYAERVKGLMEEEGLRVEVDGERDTVNMKIRRSQAMKIPFALVVGDREVEAETVSVRDRSGHDVRGVPLREFVGRLIDMVNERKVKAGWE
- a CDS encoding zinc ribbon domain-containing protein → MRCPKCKAENPDDATYCSLCYTRFVPTERSRKAEEEAERLRREHGGRKLRCPNCGELSPVDSPFCLRCAFVFEEPESLLVDEEEWRRQEAEENEELRREMEYLHENPIEVMDGEGGAEVMRRVEGIISAGDRAHLRARGRVGITHAMKIIALLGEDLRRKGQDLVLKVYLLSEEALKDLDDLELGITMKCEGEGRH
- a CDS encoding M48 family metalloprotease, translated to MAMRDNRGRDIYRSVARNRLRLAGIIAIFSLLVMSFSAGGCFLVYEYAGLRYSFWMVLLLFWLFYLLYAVLRYAFSGLWVFRSIGVLPESENDPRLEDALAAARLGAGLGAKIRLFEIPNDDINSFSIAFPDGSHGIFATRGMAEKLPAREREAIMAHELAHVMAGDSLLYTVMIRLVGPGSMRRIMSGWRAGSARYSFSEVGPPPLFLVIFVILLSDALRKANNTQTTQALPLAVVLLLFLTLASLLPLLMHLLLRLFFDREREYAADMQAAFITRDPEAVYLALKDAAEDVRDLLLLPSRLDALLFHPVVDYASYRPFRTQPTMAERMQRLQRSFPGLAA